The following are encoded together in the uncultured Sphaerochaeta sp. genome:
- a CDS encoding FAD-dependent oxidoreductase: protein MNALYDTHFDLIVVGGGIAGSMAATAAGREGLSVLLIEEEGFLGGSLTAGGTGPMMTFHAGETQVVRGLVDEMIQRLVDKGLSVGHIPDSTGYTYTVTPFDAEGMKRELELMVQEAGVQLLYHTTVVEAVPVQGALKSITCLCAGNLFSLDSSYFIDASGDADLIAMADIPFEQGREEDGKDQPMTMNFKLVDVDIQTIRNLMDTNVELFPFLAPKPGIQHRSSRLSFSGFQDIMRQGMESGEITFDRDIVLCFESNAKNEVIVNMTRVLEKNPVDPIQLSEAEMEGRRQVWELYGFLKKHIPGFEQARMTYSGPRIGVRSSRRLKGFYRISVEDLLSERVFDDAISACGYPIDIHSPDGASTDSCFLRDGGYYTIPLGSLLNEQVSNVLAAGRNISCEFAAHASLRVSPSSGAIGQGAGTAVAVAIETGKDLFHIPMDVLHAKLRTAGAFLG, encoded by the coding sequence ATGAATGCACTCTATGATACACACTTTGATTTGATAGTTGTCGGCGGAGGGATCGCCGGGAGCATGGCAGCAACAGCGGCCGGCAGGGAAGGGCTAAGCGTTTTGCTTATCGAGGAAGAAGGCTTCCTCGGGGGAAGTCTCACTGCCGGAGGGACCGGTCCCATGATGACATTCCATGCTGGGGAAACCCAGGTGGTTCGTGGTCTGGTTGATGAAATGATACAGCGGTTGGTGGACAAAGGCCTCTCTGTAGGGCATATTCCTGATTCTACGGGATATACCTACACTGTTACTCCCTTCGATGCTGAGGGCATGAAGCGGGAGTTGGAGCTGATGGTTCAGGAAGCAGGGGTACAGTTGCTTTATCACACCACTGTGGTAGAGGCCGTTCCCGTTCAGGGAGCACTGAAGAGCATTACCTGTCTCTGTGCCGGAAACCTCTTCTCCCTTGATTCTTCCTACTTCATTGACGCTTCAGGGGACGCAGACTTGATCGCCATGGCCGATATCCCCTTCGAGCAGGGCAGGGAAGAGGATGGGAAAGACCAGCCGATGACGATGAACTTCAAGCTCGTCGATGTAGACATACAGACGATCAGAAACCTGATGGACACAAACGTGGAGTTATTCCCCTTCCTTGCTCCAAAACCAGGAATTCAGCATCGCTCAAGCAGACTCTCTTTCTCGGGGTTTCAGGATATCATGCGACAAGGTATGGAATCAGGAGAAATTACCTTTGATCGGGATATCGTGCTTTGCTTTGAGAGCAATGCCAAGAATGAGGTCATCGTGAATATGACCCGTGTCCTGGAAAAGAATCCTGTTGATCCCATCCAGCTCAGTGAAGCAGAGATGGAAGGTCGGCGCCAGGTTTGGGAGTTGTATGGGTTCCTGAAAAAACATATTCCAGGATTCGAGCAGGCAAGAATGACCTATAGTGGACCACGTATCGGGGTACGCAGTTCTCGCCGTCTGAAAGGGTTCTACAGGATTTCTGTAGAGGATCTGCTCTCTGAGAGAGTTTTTGATGATGCCATTTCAGCGTGTGGGTATCCCATCGATATCCACTCTCCTGATGGTGCTTCCACTGATTCCTGTTTCCTCAGGGATGGTGGGTATTACACCATTCCCCTCGGGAGTCTGCTCAATGAACAAGTCTCCAATGTATTGGCAGCAGGACGGAACATCAGCTGCGAGTTTGCAGCGCACGCTAGCCTCCGTGTCAGTCCTTCCAGTGGTGCGATAGGGCAGGGAGCTGGTACCGCAGTTGCGGTAGCCATTGAGACAGGAAAGGATCTTTTTCATATACCCATGGACGTTTTACATGCTAAACTGCGTACTGCAGGAGCATTTTTAGGATGA
- a CDS encoding carbohydrate ABC transporter permease: MNRKYIKQAPYALLVALLTLLFVYPFWWMVVNSLNTSAEIFGVPRLLPSSWAFSNYHDIFTVQPFARHYLNTLAVAFVGTAGNVLLAALAGYAFARMRFPLRNAAFLLLLTALMMPIEVTIIPLFFQMRGWGALDTLVPLMLLPIFGSQGAFSTFMLRQFYVTVPNELEEAARIDGLNPLGIFLKIMLPIATPVLSSVAILAFIAVWNTYLEPLVFISSLENFTLPLSLTNFNDTYGLPQWHLQLAATTLSIMPIMVVYLLFQQKVTDAMVNTGLK, encoded by the coding sequence ATGAATCGTAAGTATATAAAACAGGCTCCCTATGCCTTGCTTGTAGCATTGCTGACCCTTTTGTTCGTCTATCCTTTCTGGTGGATGGTAGTGAACTCACTCAATACGAGTGCCGAGATATTTGGAGTGCCAAGGTTGCTTCCTTCTTCCTGGGCATTCTCAAATTACCATGATATTTTTACCGTCCAGCCCTTTGCAAGGCACTATCTGAATACATTGGCGGTCGCCTTCGTAGGAACTGCAGGCAATGTCTTGCTTGCTGCCTTGGCGGGGTATGCGTTTGCACGGATGCGCTTTCCCTTGCGAAATGCTGCGTTCCTGCTATTGCTGACAGCCCTGATGATGCCTATTGAGGTAACCATCATCCCCCTTTTCTTCCAGATGCGGGGGTGGGGTGCCTTGGATACCTTGGTTCCCCTGATGCTGTTGCCGATCTTCGGAAGTCAGGGAGCCTTCTCGACATTTATGCTCAGACAGTTCTATGTGACGGTACCCAATGAGCTGGAAGAAGCCGCAAGAATCGATGGTTTGAATCCGTTGGGGATCTTCTTGAAGATTATGCTTCCTATTGCCACTCCCGTGCTCAGTTCTGTGGCTATTCTTGCCTTTATTGCTGTATGGAATACCTATCTTGAGCCACTGGTATTCATCAGTTCCTTGGAGAATTTTACACTCCCGCTCTCTTTGACCAACTTCAATGATACCTATGGGCTTCCCCAATGGCATCTACAGTTGGCCGCTACTACCCTGTCAATTATGCCTATCATGGTGGTCTATCTGCTGTTCCAACAGAAAGTCACCGATGCCATGGTGAACACAGGCTTGAAATAA
- a CDS encoding sugar ABC transporter permease, whose amino-acid sequence MKQHSLKANHRRDAIIGWAFITPQMAGFVFFVLLPLISVFLYSVQEKNLLFGTSVFNGLENFRLLFADPLFSKSLVNTLIFSAGVVPLNLAFSLLLALYLGGGKLGTRFVRGIIFLPVVTSGVAWAIVWKYLLQGGDAGPINWFLSLIGIEGPNWLFEKGWAMASVIVNRVMKNLGMNVLIFMGAVLNMPGDVIEAARIDGAKRFTLFFKIKLPLLMPTVMMVAIVTIIGSMRVFDTIKLMTDGGPEGSTMVMVYYIYHQAFRMFDTGFASALAVVLFLIVLVLTALQWFSRKRISFYES is encoded by the coding sequence ATGAAACAACATTCCTTGAAAGCAAATCATCGGCGGGATGCCATCATTGGATGGGCATTCATAACCCCACAGATGGCAGGATTCGTGTTCTTTGTCCTGCTCCCACTGATTTCAGTGTTCCTGTACAGTGTACAGGAGAAGAATCTGCTCTTTGGAACAAGCGTGTTCAATGGACTGGAGAATTTCCGTCTGCTGTTTGCAGACCCACTCTTCTCCAAGTCACTGGTGAATACCTTGATCTTCAGTGCAGGTGTGGTTCCTCTCAACCTGGCATTCAGTCTCCTGCTAGCCCTCTATCTAGGAGGAGGCAAGCTGGGAACCAGGTTTGTAAGGGGAATTATCTTCCTGCCTGTGGTCACCAGTGGAGTGGCTTGGGCAATTGTCTGGAAGTATCTCTTACAAGGAGGGGATGCAGGACCGATCAACTGGTTCCTCTCCCTTATTGGGATAGAAGGGCCGAACTGGCTCTTTGAGAAAGGGTGGGCGATGGCAAGTGTCATCGTCAACAGGGTCATGAAGAACTTGGGAATGAACGTGCTTATTTTTATGGGAGCTGTGCTTAATATGCCCGGCGATGTCATTGAGGCGGCTCGCATTGATGGAGCAAAGCGTTTTACGCTCTTTTTCAAGATAAAGCTTCCTCTGTTGATGCCCACCGTCATGATGGTTGCGATTGTCACCATCATTGGCTCGATGCGTGTCTTTGATACTATCAAGTTGATGACCGATGGGGGCCCGGAGGGATCCACTATGGTCATGGTCTACTATATCTACCATCAGGCGTTCCGTATGTTCGATACCGGTTTTGCCTCAGCCTTGGCTGTTGTGTTGTTCCTGATTGTACTCGTCTTGACCGCCCTGCAGTGGTTCTCCAGAAAAAGGATTTCATTCTATGAATCGTAA
- a CDS encoding sugar ABC transporter substrate-binding protein: protein MKTNQTKGVVRLLAFMLVLFLAMGMAFAAGAKEESAPSGPVSMTIATWTSNPDQIALLDSFVQGFAAQKGIEIDATFESIPFAEYNTKLSLELQGQNGPDLFWVLETAAPAFIESGLLANLNDGMKAYYPQDISSDALELWSKDGNVYAIPFSTSPFFILYNEDLFSKAGVKNPEQYAAEGAWDWDAFKMVSKTIKEKTGVWGFQTVDGQGYDARILHNLAPIVRSYGGDFWTDDGQVLINSEASVAAVQLFHDMVYQDVSVVPPGNQSDFFAGNAAMTVGQISRVSKLNDAAFAWGIAPMPSGPEGKSPVIGQAAIGAHSKGKQVALASELVAYMTNKDSVAAMSGIWPPARKSVLESEAFLTSNKSVSKEQMQNAVAASIKTGRVLPSHVKYPQIEVESKMVFDKLWQKNVNVGAILDDVAAVYAKYIK, encoded by the coding sequence ATGAAAACAAACCAAACGAAGGGAGTAGTGCGTCTACTGGCCTTCATGCTCGTTCTCTTTCTTGCCATGGGTATGGCATTTGCTGCTGGCGCTAAGGAAGAATCAGCTCCTAGCGGTCCTGTATCGATGACCATCGCCACATGGACCAGCAACCCTGATCAGATTGCTCTGCTCGACTCCTTTGTACAGGGATTTGCTGCACAGAAGGGTATCGAGATTGATGCTACCTTTGAATCCATTCCTTTCGCAGAGTACAACACCAAGCTTTCCTTGGAGCTCCAAGGTCAGAATGGTCCGGACTTATTTTGGGTTCTTGAGACAGCAGCTCCTGCATTCATTGAAAGCGGATTGCTTGCCAATCTGAATGATGGTATGAAGGCCTATTACCCCCAGGATATCTCCAGTGATGCTCTTGAACTATGGAGCAAGGATGGGAATGTGTATGCAATTCCTTTTTCCACCTCTCCCTTTTTCATTCTTTACAACGAGGACCTGTTTTCCAAGGCTGGGGTGAAAAATCCAGAGCAGTATGCAGCTGAAGGTGCTTGGGATTGGGATGCTTTCAAGATGGTAAGTAAGACAATCAAGGAGAAGACCGGTGTTTGGGGATTCCAGACAGTTGATGGACAAGGCTATGATGCCCGTATCCTCCATAACCTTGCACCGATTGTCCGTTCCTATGGTGGTGATTTCTGGACTGATGATGGACAAGTTCTGATCAATAGTGAGGCCTCTGTCGCTGCTGTACAACTTTTCCATGACATGGTCTACCAGGATGTTTCAGTAGTTCCTCCAGGGAACCAGAGCGACTTCTTTGCTGGGAATGCTGCCATGACCGTTGGGCAGATCAGCCGCGTATCCAAGCTCAACGATGCTGCATTCGCATGGGGAATTGCACCAATGCCTTCTGGTCCTGAAGGGAAATCCCCTGTTATTGGTCAGGCTGCCATCGGTGCTCACTCCAAGGGTAAGCAGGTGGCTCTCGCCAGTGAATTGGTTGCCTATATGACCAACAAGGACTCAGTTGCTGCAATGAGTGGTATTTGGCCACCAGCAAGAAAGTCTGTTCTTGAGTCAGAGGCCTTCTTGACCAGCAACAAGAGTGTAAGCAAGGAGCAAATGCAGAATGCAGTTGCTGCATCCATCAAGACCGGCCGTGTACTTCCCAGTCATGTGAAGTATCCCCAAATTGAGGTGGAGTCGAAGATGGTGTTTGACAAGCTCTGGCAGAAGAATGTCAATGTAGGTGCCATCCTCGATGATGTAGCTGCAGTCTATGCAAAGTACATCAAATAG
- the zupT gene encoding zinc transporter ZupT, producing MYDVSSSTLLVAFGLTIFAGLGTGVGSLMSFFSKKFNPRFLAAALGFSAGVMIYVAMIEIFVKAREALESAMGPKQGYWLTSIAFFAGIALIAIIDKLIPEYENPHEMKGVPGDLKPVKAGDDARLMRMGFFSALAIAIHNFPEGLATFMAGLSDPSLGISIAVAIAIHNIPEGVAVAAPIYYATKSRKKAFWLSLLSGLAEPVGAVIGYFLLRAWFNDITFGFVFASVAGIMVYISLDELLPTAEEYGEHHIAIAGVIAGMMVMALSLVLLA from the coding sequence ATGTATGATGTTTCTAGTTCAACACTTCTGGTCGCCTTTGGATTGACCATTTTTGCAGGGTTGGGTACAGGGGTTGGCTCTTTGATGAGCTTTTTCTCCAAGAAATTCAATCCGCGTTTCCTTGCTGCTGCACTCGGATTTTCAGCAGGAGTTATGATCTATGTGGCGATGATTGAAATTTTCGTCAAGGCTCGTGAAGCACTTGAATCAGCAATGGGTCCGAAGCAGGGGTACTGGTTGACCAGTATTGCATTCTTTGCCGGTATTGCCCTTATTGCCATCATTGACAAGCTTATTCCTGAGTATGAAAACCCACATGAAATGAAAGGCGTTCCTGGTGACTTGAAACCAGTGAAAGCAGGTGATGATGCTCGCCTGATGAGAATGGGTTTCTTCAGCGCACTCGCCATTGCAATCCATAACTTTCCCGAAGGCTTAGCTACTTTCATGGCAGGGCTTTCCGACCCAAGCCTGGGTATCAGTATTGCTGTAGCTATCGCAATCCATAATATTCCTGAGGGTGTCGCCGTTGCAGCCCCGATCTACTATGCGACCAAGAGTCGGAAGAAAGCCTTCTGGTTGAGCTTGCTCAGTGGCCTCGCTGAACCGGTAGGGGCAGTCATCGGCTACTTCCTCCTGCGAGCGTGGTTCAATGACATCACCTTCGGGTTTGTATTTGCTTCGGTGGCAGGTATCATGGTTTACATCAGTTTGGATGAACTGCTTCCCACTGCTGAGGAGTACGGAGAACACCACATTGCAATTGCCGGTGTTATCGCTGGTATGATGGTTATGGCATTGAGCTTGGTTCTCTTGGCTTAG
- a CDS encoding class I SAM-dependent methyltransferase, whose product MKRESNTHLFNSIAPTYGLFFHYQKKRYANNILTTREIIDLSSYNSIIDVGCGTGAFCSALANLNLEVTGIDPASKMLAIARKKTDKDNITFLEADVLDGLPFHDNQFDIAIASYVAHGMEREQRKKLYKEMSRIAKHLVIIHDYNKNRSPFTSLIEWLEGGDYFHFIKHAETEMRDCLSEMKQCFKHVEVLPIAERANWYICTPN is encoded by the coding sequence GTGAAAAGAGAAAGCAACACCCATCTCTTCAATTCAATAGCTCCCACCTATGGGTTATTCTTTCATTACCAGAAGAAGCGGTACGCGAATAACATCTTGACGACGAGAGAAATCATTGACCTCTCCTCCTATAACAGCATAATTGATGTTGGCTGTGGGACCGGAGCCTTCTGTAGTGCCCTTGCCAACCTGAATCTGGAAGTAACCGGTATCGACCCAGCATCTAAGATGCTTGCAATCGCAAGAAAGAAAACCGACAAAGACAATATCACATTCCTGGAAGCAGATGTATTGGATGGACTGCCCTTCCATGACAACCAGTTCGATATTGCCATTGCCAGCTACGTCGCCCATGGAATGGAAAGGGAACAGAGAAAGAAGCTCTACAAGGAAATGAGCCGTATCGCCAAGCATCTGGTGATCATTCATGACTACAACAAGAACCGCTCTCCCTTTACCAGCCTTATCGAATGGCTGGAAGGAGGTGACTATTTCCACTTCATCAAGCATGCAGAGACTGAGATGAGAGACTGTCTCTCTGAGATGAAGCAGTGCTTCAAGCACGTGGAAGTTCTCCCGATTGCTGAGCGTGCCAATTGGTACATCTGTACCCCTAATTGA